CAAACGAAGTAATTGTTTATTATAAAAAAAACCAGCTTACAGATGATTTCCCGACTGTAGAAGATATTCAAAATCTTTTGGAGGAAATGCCTAAAATGGAAAAGCAGAAAGCCGATGACATTTTCATGAACATCTTAAGCGCATCAAAAGAAGAAGAATCTTCAACAGAATCTGTAATTGAAATGCCTGAACGAAGATTAAATTACAAAAAATACATTTCGATTGCCGCTTCTATAATTGTTTTATTGGGAATTGGCTTTTTCTACAAACAAAACATGACCAGCACAGCTGTTGCTGCTGAACAAAAATTTGACTTTAAAAGCACCGACATTGTACTGCAGTTAGAAAACGGAGAAACTCAGGTTATTTCTGAGCATAATTCCTCTCAGGTAAAAGATGCAAAAGGAAATGTAATTGGAAACCAGAACGGAGACAAACTGGTTTATGAAAACAGTTCAGATCCTGAAAAACTGGTTTACAATACGATTAAAATTCCGTACGGAAAAAAATTCCGTCTTCAGTTATCAGACGGAACCTTTGTTCACTTAAACTCAGGAACGACTTTAAAATACCCTGTAAAATTTATTGCCGGCGAAAACAGACAGGTTTTTCTTGACGGAGAAGCATTTTTTGATGTGGCCAAAGACAAAAAACATCCTTTTATAGTAAATGCCGACGACTTAAATGTTCGTGTTTTAGGAACGCATTTCAACGTTTCAAGCTATCCTGAAGACGCTTTAACCGATGTTGTTCTGGTGGAAGGTTCTGTTGGGATGTACGAATCAAATCAGGAGTTTGATGCTGCAAAAAACACCATTTTAAAACCGGGATTTAAAGGAAGCTTTAATAAAGAAAATGCTAAAATTTCCACAAAAGCGGTTATTACAGAGATCTACACCTCCTGGATTGACGGCGGTTTGACGTTTAGAAATATGACTTTCAAAAACATTATTACCAAGCTCGAAAGGCGTTATAATGTTACAATTGTAAACAAAAATGAGAAACTGGCCAATGAAAAATTCAATGCCAGCTTTAAAGAAGAATCTATAGAAAATGTCATGAGTTATTTTAACGACATCCACGGCATTAATTACACGATAAAAAACAATCAAATACTAATTAAATAA
This portion of the Flavobacterium gelatinilyticum genome encodes:
- a CDS encoding FecR family protein, with the protein product MNSNPEIKSLLQKFVLNQCTPEETNEVIVYYKKNQLTDDFPTVEDIQNLLEEMPKMEKQKADDIFMNILSASKEEESSTESVIEMPERRLNYKKYISIAASIIVLLGIGFFYKQNMTSTAVAAEQKFDFKSTDIVLQLENGETQVISEHNSSQVKDAKGNVIGNQNGDKLVYENSSDPEKLVYNTIKIPYGKKFRLQLSDGTFVHLNSGTTLKYPVKFIAGENRQVFLDGEAFFDVAKDKKHPFIVNADDLNVRVLGTHFNVSSYPEDALTDVVLVEGSVGMYESNQEFDAAKNTILKPGFKGSFNKENAKISTKAVITEIYTSWIDGGLTFRNMTFKNIITKLERRYNVTIVNKNEKLANEKFNASFKEESIENVMSYFNDIHGINYTIKNNQILIK